ATCCTCCCTATAACCTTGTTACATCCGGCATACCCATTAACAAGGGAGGAACAGACATACCGCCTATTCCGCCCAATGATTCTGTGATTGTTTACTTTCAATGGACAAACCCTCCTGACCACTTTGTGGATTACAGCTTGGTTCATGGTGGAGTTCCATTCAGCCCAAGTCCCCGTTCCGTACTCTATCTCGCTCGCATTGAGGAGTGCAGCAGTTCTCCTTATGATATGACTTTTGATGAGGTATTTTTCAGTCCTCCTACACAAACAAATACCGCACGGAAAAATATTGGAAACAATGCCCGCATTGCTGCACTCCATTCGCACAGACTGCCTACCCGTGAGCCTTCTTCACTACCTTTTGCCCCCAAACCCGACCTCATTAGTGACATTGTTAGTGTAAAATCTGTTGTTCCTACAAAGATTTCGGTGGATTTGGCTTCCGCTCCTTTCTTCTTTTCGGTAGGAGAGATGTATGTGTTCTTTGATGACACGCTCTGGGATGCTTATGCAGCAGGAGGCTACAACGGAAGCGGCTACAGCCTTGTTGAAACAGGAGTGTTCAGGATAGATGCCCCCGCTACGGTATTTTGGGACAATATTATGTTGGATGTCAACAGTACAGGGCATATTGGTTTTGCCTTTTACTACAAACCGGGTATTGACACTTCGGGTGCAGCAATAGAGAGTATGTTCAGAGTGTTTATGTCGCAGGATGGGACGGAAACAGGGGAACTTTTTCTACACACCACTTCTCATCTGCCGGGTCTGTCTATGAAAGTTCCCGAAGGGGATAAAAAAGATAGCCATACCCAAGACCATAAGCAGTTTAATGACAATTCGGTCAATCGTCAATTATCTGTGGCAACACCTCCCTCAACAGAGCTTTCGCTCGTGTTCAATGTATTTCCTAATCCTTTCAGCAGCGAACTGACTGTTTTTGCTGCCAATTATGAACCGGAAGCTGTAATTACCTTGCGGGATATCAATGGAAAGACATTATTTGAAGCAACCCTGCCCAAAGAACCTTCTCCGAGCGGTTACACACTCTCTGTCCCTGCTCACGAACTTGCAGAAGCGGTTTACTTTGTGTATTATCAATCCGCCTCCACGCATCAGGTCAGAAAGGCGGTATTGGTAAGGTAGGAAATGAATGCAAAAAGGGAGTGCAATTAGTACTCCCATGCGGTTTGATATCTGAGCTTGTGGTTTACAGCCCCAATGGGCAAGTAATTTTGAGCCAAAAGGTGAAGGCTCTCTCTGCAAGTATCAATACCGTTGATATGCCTGAAGGTATTTACCTTGTCCAAGTAAAAACAAAAGACGGAGTTGTGTTGAGGAAGTTTAGCATCGTGAGATAGAGGATAAGGAAAAGTATTTTGACCTAAAGAAAAAGCTGTCTGTGAAAAGGCAGCTTTTTTATAGTATCATATACCATAGATGGTATGCAATTCCCTGTTAATGGTATTGCATTTTCAAAGACTTATAACAATCTTTACATTATTGAGCGAGATATGTATATCAATGTATTTAACTTCTATCCGGATGACAGCACCCGTACCGTAAACTCAAAAAAACAGTTACAGGTTCAGGGATATTCATCTTCTATGTCTAAATATGAAGTACAAAATCTGACTTACACCAATCAGCTTGCTCTTGGAGTTCTTGATTCCTTTTACTTGGCTGTATTGAATGACCATGCAATAGCTGATTCAGTCATTATAATAAGCAAAAGGATTTCCTTAGAGGGGAGTTCTGCTTCATTAGGACTTACTAATTTCAATAAGAGCTATTTCTACACACCCCCTATCAATTTCACGGACAAGACGCATTTTTGAAAAATAACGAAGACAGATGATTCTTGCATATTTTATTCTGTCCTTTCATAAATCGTCATGTTCAATTCTCTTCACTTTCCTATTTTTAACTTAATTTTCGCCCCTCAAATTGCAGAAATAAAATGAGTAAGAAGAAACAGGAAATAAAACCACAGCAATCTGCCCCCTCTCATGTTCATGGCAAGAAACTGAGCTTGTCAGTACTGATGCCCCAAGGGTTTACAGTGGAATCTCTGTCCGAAATTCTCAAACCCTATGCGGATAAGGTGGATTTTGTGAATGATTTGCAAAATGCAAAGAATGACTTGGTTTGTTTTCCTTCCAAAACTGATTTTGAAACACAAGGAAAACTAAATGCTGTAATTGAATATGTTCTCAGGGTTTCTGTCACTCCTAATGCAGTATTTGTTCCCGTAGTACCCAAACCCGGTTCTAAAGATAATTTTAGCAAAAAAGCAGGCTTCTGGTTTCAGGGTGTTTTAGAAAGATTGTACAGCGGAATTGAGCCTCACCACGCATTGAATTCCTGCATCCTGTTTCCGACAGAAAAAATAAAAGAAATTTTAACCCTAACACCTGCATTTGCAAAGCTGTCACCACTTTCTCTTGCACGTGAATGTAGGAGAAAAAATATTGAGATTGAAGCACTTGAGACTCCCGCGCTTATTATTCCCAAAAAACTTGGAATATTTGAGTTCTTCAAAGGTTGGGGAACAACCGC
The sequence above is drawn from the Bacteroidia bacterium genome and encodes:
- a CDS encoding T9SS type A sorting domain-containing protein; the encoded protein is MQLVLPCGLISELVVYSPNGQVILSQKVKALSASINTVDMPEGIYLVQVKTKDGVVLRKFSIVR